ttgtcatatttatttttttaaaatatttgataatCTACGATAATAATCTAcccaataatttaaattaaacaTGACCTATGGATATTATTTAGAGGTTAGTGTGAATTCCGAGTgtaattaataatatttttctaaGAATAATATAAGGGAACTTGACGCAAGAATCCAATGTGTTCTTTTATGGGGATTTCTTGTGCTCCCTTTTTCTTAATTTAAAGATAGCCGGGGTCCCTTCTCTtattcttttcttaaaaaaaattctataccaCTTTTTAAAACACAAGATTGTCGAAGTCGAACATATATGCTGAAATTTAAATCTGAGTATTTTTGCGATAAGTTTGACAATGACCATAAAGAATAATTAACACGTGGTTGTAAGAGAGCATTGTTGGGCCTGCAGCAGGTGGTTGTAGTATACGGTGATAAATGGAAGCTTAAAAAGCAAGATACACCACGGATCAATAAAAACCACAAGAATAAAACAGTCATCTTTTCCagcttttcttccttcttcttggCAGTAGATTTTATCGTTGACGGTTGACCGCCGACACCTGTGATTTTTATGAGAGGGAAAAATACAAAGCATGTATGGTTTATTTATTGGTTTACACCTTGACAGTCAAAATCGAATTtcaggtggagagagagagagagccgcaGCAACTCAATCGCTGTTGGCTACAAACTACGAGTCCACATCAGAAATAATCTTTGCATAGGCAACAAGTACTGTACACATATATAATTACAACATTCAACAGCCTAGCAATATATACTACGTCGGATTTAACAATGAACCTGTTCGGCTGCTTGCGGCTACGGCGCAGCTGACACCAACAGCGTCGCACGCCGGCTAGCTCGCTGAACAGATCCTATCATATCATCTAATCTTATGTTAAGATCCTTGCTGAATATGAGTAGATTCCATCGATCtacattaaaatttaatataatgAGAAGGTGAAAAACAGAATTAAATAAAAAGGACAACCAAGTGGATGGTTTTGCTAATTGTGCAttgataataattaatatttacagTTTTCCCATGCTTCCCTTTATAAGATAATGAAGTTGCTTCTCATCATAGCTTGTTTTAACGTATTCGTTCGGACCCTTTGATCGAAAATGTGGCATAAGACAATACTAATTTAAGCGCGATTATCCAATTTATCTTCAACAAGTACGAACTGATCCAGCACTATCAATTTAAAGATATTTTATCGGCCTATGAGCCCCGTAATCGATATGATCTCAAACATTGTACGCATATAGTTACTTGTTCTTTTAAAACTTCACACAAATCCATACAAAATTTACGCCTAGCTAAGATTTCACTGACAGAGTAGTGTGTgtagttctttgggtgtaaaatttttaagtatacagctgcacatttgaagtattaaacgtagactaataacaaaacaaattacagattccgcccgtaaactgtgagatgaatttattaagcctaattaatccatcattagcaaatgtttactgtagcatcacattgtcaaatcatgtcataattaggctcaaaagatttgtctcgcaattttaCATGCAAATTATACAATTggtttttcccacatttaatgccccacgcatgtgtccaaacatttgatatgatgtttttggccaaaattttttttatctaaacaaggccatagAATACAAATGTGCACAGCTATATCTGTGGACATCGGTACCCGTCGCACCAATCACCTATAGTCTCCTAGACTCTTGTACTCCCAAAGCCCCGTAATAAGCGTAGTTGTTGGTTTCAGTGCCCAatatttgactgtccgtcttatttgaaatttttttgtgacTAGAAAAATTACCCGTGCGTCGTAATgtgtgaagtctattttaatctcattattgttatatggtttagttaagatgaaattcattgtgagagttcgcttggatataaaGTTCCCAAATGATCATTGATGCAATCTGGAGCAGTttgatttcttatatgattccttctgttttaccaaaagtgaacgatcttagaAACCGACTCtcattattattatatggtttagttaagatgaaattcactgtgggaattcaCTTGAATATAAAGTTCTCAAATGATCATTGATGCAATCTGGAGCAGTttgatttcttatatgatttcttctgttttaccaaaagtgaacgatcttaaaaaccgactcaaatacggatatgtatttccaaaagcagaCTCAAATacgatatgtatttccaaaagcaatcAAGCTTAAAAATCGAgttatacacggatgacgtaccaaaataccggcaaaaatatcttcaatttttataatagtatagattagtaatttttattattgttagatgataaaatatgaatagtactttatgcataatttaattttttttaatttttttataaattttttaaatataaggaACAGTCAAATGTTACACATGAAAACTTATGGTTGTACTTATAataagacgaagggagtaacaaACAAAAATCACATGGAATCATACCGATTTAGCTCTTGTATACATTTGATCATCCTCTGTGGAGAAAATAGAGCAAACCGGTCATCGGTACAAAAGTAGGGAGAAATATTGCCCCATATATGCATCTAATTCGGTGGTATCCCATCCGGTGGTACACACTATCGTGTTGCAAATGCTTGGCTAATCATTTTCCTcaaaataacaattaaaaataaaaagaagaagaaaaaagtgcTGGCGAATTAAGCGTCGACAACCTCGCAGCCGCACAAAAGTcatcgttttttctttttcttcttttccacgTCTAAGCTAAAGTCATCAGCCCACCCCAAAACGAGCGGCCAGGAGAATCCCACCCAAATATCTCCCTCAAATCCCACCCaaaataatgtaaaaaaaaaatcccaaatcacatgctgctactactagtagtactgatTCAAAATATCTCGGATTGATAAATTTTGGAGGTAGTAGTGGTAATTcgaaaagaagaagagggagaaaaaaatatctgaagaaaaaaaaaaaagaggagaagcGGTTTGTATTTGCTGGCTGGTTTGGTTTCCACGCCCTCCGATTTGATCCGCTGCTGACGTGGCACCCACcgcgtaaaaaaaaatttgcagaTATTTTCCcacctcccccttctcctctctctcctcctcctcctcctctctctcctcttccaaAATGTctcccgacgccgacgcggcggcggcggcggcggcggccggcggcgagggcgcggcggcggcgggggtggggacGGCGGGTGAAGGGCGGGGGGTGATCCGGTGGGACCAGATCCTGCCGCGGCGGTCCCTCCGCGTGCTGCTCGTCGAGCACGACGACTCCACCCGCCAGGTCGTCACCGCGCTCCTCCGCAAGTGCGGCTACCGCGGTGAGTACCCCTCGCTCTCTCCCTACCTAAACCCTAatcgctctcctctcctcgcgatTGATTGCTATTGAGAGTTTTCTGAGGAGCGAATTGGGGGGGATTGGTTCCCTGTTTGCCCTGTGTGCTCGTTTTGATCGGAGGTgagcagtggcggcggtggcggacggGATGAAGGCGTGGGGGGTGATGCGGGAGCGGGCGTACGCCTTCGACCTCGTGCTCACGGAGGTCACTATGCCCACGCTCTCCGGCATCGAGCTGCTCTCCAGGATCGTCGCCTCCGACGAGTGCAAGAACATCCCCGTCATAAGTAAGCTTCCCTTCGATGTTCTCCCCAACTTCTTCTCCGTACTAGTTGATTTTAGCTGAAATTCTTGTGGCGTGTGGCCCAAACCGAAGCTGCCAAGCGGAGTAGAGTACACCTCACTATCCACAGCTTACTTTAAGCAACGAACTCTGTGTTAGTTTTTGATGCCAAGTGCTTCATTTTGGCGGGCAATTTTATCGCTGGATGCCTGCACACCCGAGCTATTGCAACTGGATAACTTGTGATGTTCTCAAATGAATAAATGCTTGtgatgtagttttgtaataatagCTTTATCAAAATTGAATCGCTCTTGCTGAATTCCATTTCTGCTATTGCTTGAGATGTTGCTGAATATTGTTTCTTACAAGATTAGTCCTGTATAAGTATCACTGGATGGATTTATTACAGGATGTTAATTATGGGATTGGAGGTAGTTTATTCGCAAAATTTCAACGGTaaccatgtgtcttttgtaTGGAATTTGACAGTCAGGCCTTTTCTGGATAGCCCTGAATCCCAGCCCGTCCACATCTGTGGACCTGGATTTTAGTTCAAAATCCTTGTCCGTACACGTCACGTGGATGTGCGGGATTGAGGCCCACTCAAACGTGGCCTAAAAAATAGGATTGAACATGGGGTTGAATCTGAAATTTCATATTAACACGGGCTTATATTTAAGGTTCTATATATAAACTTCTGATTACATAACTCCATTGAGGAAATACGCTATTCCATGGGTGTATGGTGTATTTAACTGTGTATGAGTATGAACCAAACAATCACACACACAAGACTTGAATTCTTCCAAATATCAATTGCTGCTACTTTTGGAAATTATATTAGGAAATTATTGAGTTTTGATGTTCTTAATAGTGGTTAAGAATAAGGAGAACAAGGACATCCTTGCAAAGCGCTTATAAACAAGTGCCTATTTGACTGTAATCTATGTGCTAAATACTGGATTCAGGCAATGAgacatataaattaaaattgtatATTTATAGGCACTAAAATATGTTATCCTCAGTGCATGCTTCAAGGAGAGAGACATGTATGCACCATGTGAGCAATGCAATCACTAAGCCTAATCTTCATGATGTTTCACTGGGTTGTCTATTGCAGTGATGTCGTCCCAAGATTCTATTGGCACAGTGCTCAGGTGCATGCAGAAGGGTGCGGTGGATTTCCTTGTGAAACCAGTGAGAAAGAATGAATTGCGTAACTTATGGCAACATGTATGGAGGCGACATGCAGTAAGCTCCTCTCTCTGCTCCTCTTTTAAGACTTCCTTTTTCAGTCAGTCCTTTGATCCATGTGGAAATATAATCTTCCTTGGTTGTATTGTGTGGTTTATATTGGTCAATCTAAatctagattcatttttttattccaATTGTATAGCTGTACCCTAATGTGATGTGCAGTAATTTTGGTTGTCAAGATTGTGAATGCTACATAGTTATGTTATAATATATGCTTTTAGTAAATATCAATACTTGTGAGCACTTCTCTGAGCCCACTGGAAATTCCAATGCAGATGAATAGCCAAACAAATGCATCGGAAAACAATGCGGCTAGCAATCATTTAAGTGCCAATGGTGGTAATGGGTCAAAGACAGGAGAACACAGCGATGAGGAAAGTGATGCTCAGGTGAGCATGTGTGCTAGTTTATACCTAGTCTGTCTTATGATGTCAGCACACGTCAAAATTCTTCATTCCTAAGTTCATTGAAgccaaacagaaaaaagaagttTGAAAGCTGTGAACTGCTGAAGTTATTTGATTAAGCTCGattttctatcatttttttttatcaggacTTTATCCTGTAAATTTGACCAGTATTGTTTACTAAAGCAAGTTAGAGTTCATCATAACTGATCTTCTATGAAGTTCTGATGTCTATTTTAAATTCATTATTGGAATTCTTCTGCACCTAACATAATGGTAGCACTTTTACCTTGATCAGAGTTGTGGTAGCAAAAGGGAGGTTGAAATTCAAAGTGCTGAAAAGTTACCAGAGGTTGTTGCAGATGGTGGGGCAGGCTCATCCAGAGAACATAAAATACAGAATGGTTTCATTGATGGAATGAACACAAAATCACATGCATTAAAGGGTAATGATGGTAAGGAATTTAGACATGGTTATCTGATCTTTGATTTTCATGTGCCTCTATTGGCTATTGAGTGTCAACTTTGCATATGAGGACATGTGATAGTTATTGCTATTTAACCTTTTGTAGATGCTCCAAGTGGAAACGCGTGTGGTGATAGTGAACTACAAGTGCTTTCAACTGAGAAGAATGTGCGTTCCAAATTCCTTAATGGTATTACTTCTGCGAAGGTTGCTGGACAGATAATGGATAATGCCTTGAGGTTTGCTGATTCAAGTTCACTTCGTTCAAGTGATCCTGGAAAAGATCTTTTGGTTGTTGCCCAGACCACAGCTGACAGAAAATGCAAATCTTCAGCACTGGAAAATAATGCTGTCATGGAAAATAACCTTAGTGAAAATTCAAAGGGGACTGCAACAGGCCATGCTGAATCTTGTCCGTCTCACTTTGTGGAGATAAATTTAGAAAAGCAACATCATCTCAATGGTTATACAAACCACAAGTTGAATGAGAAAGATATCTTTAATCACTCAAATTCCTCTGCCTTTTCGAGGTACtagtttttaaagtttgaaaTTTCATCCAAATAAATTCTGGTTTAAATAATGTTGGTTTCTGAGTGGGGTTTGTTTTGCATGCCCATTTGTTTCTTTATGCTGTTATACTATTTTGCTAGTTCTAGTTCATTCCCTCTTGGGGTAGATATAAGTAATTGCTTGCGTGCATAGATTTTATAACTCTTGCTAGCTTTATTTGCTTGTTCATCACATGGTTGGCAACCTGTCACAGGTATGGTAATAAGAGGATAGAATCATCAGCTCAACGGCCATTTCCCCCTTCCTTCCGCGTGGTTCACCAACAACCTGTCTACGACAAGAATCCCCAATCCAGCCGGGTCTTGCTTTCCCGTGAACATAATACACGCGAGAGTACAGTGCAAGCTCAGGTCCCTTTGGACAGAAGCACAGAGGGTGCTGCAATCCTGTGTTCCAGTAGTGTAAGAGAAGATGCTGGTACAAGCAGTTCCTCTCCTAGAAAGGACAGTTTAACTCATCCTTCTTATGGGTTTATACCTGTTCCAATTCCTGTTGGTGCTGCTATACCCTACCACTACGGTGCAATTATGCAGCCAATGTATTATCCACAGGGTGCTTTTATGCATTGTGATTCAGCTGCCATCAACAAGACAGCAATTCAGCATGCCTCTTGTCAATCTAACTACCATGAAAATCTTGGTAAACCGCCACAGATTGATGAGCACAAGCAGCCAGAAGAAAACCATCAGTTGCATCATTCAAGACAAATTCTCCGAGAATCAGGAGAACCAGTTGACTTGGCGAAGGCTCATATGGAGCGTATTAACCAGAGTGCTAGCTGTAGCCAGGATATTCGCAAAGGAAGTGGATGCACTGGGAGCGGTGAAACTGATGCAAATACAAATACGGTAATTGCACTAGAAAGTGGCAATGAGAGCGGTGTCCAGAACTGCAGTAATAATGTATTGGATGGTGACCGGTCTCGCCGTGAAGCTGCCTTGTTGAAATTCCggatgaaaagaaaagatagaTGTTTCGAGAAAAAGGTACTTTGTTTGACAAACCTATATTTAGTTTTTTGCATATAAGGCTGAGAATTTATCATATACTCTGCACAAATATGCCTACTATCCTTTAGATCTTCGATCATTCTTCTGAATCTGTATCTCAGTATTTGTGCATCTCTCGTTTGTACAGGTCAGGTATCATAGCAGGAAGAAGCTTGCAGAACAAAGACCCAGGGTTAAGGGCCAGTTTGTGAGCCAAAAACTGAAGTCAGCTATAACAACAGAGGCAGAAACTGACTAGTGACACCGTTAACTCATACTGTACTTTTGATACTTCCCTTCTCAGCGAAGGGCATTCGAAGTAACCCGTGTAAGTTAAAGGCTGGCAACAGTTTTCCTTCCGTAGTTAGCCTTTTGTACAAGTGCTCTCTTCTTTTGTTGGTTGTTTATTGGCTTCCATGCCATACCTTGTAAAGACCTCAAATTGATAAAAGTGTTCAGGGGGTAAAGAAATTTTCAATGCAGGTATCCATATTTCTCTTGTTTCCTTAACATGTACAGGTTTGAAGCGGCACATTTTGTAGCATTTGCCCACACTAATTCTGTTGCAGGTACAATCTCGCAAATAGTAAACCATTACTACGTTGTTAGTAGTAGTAGTCATATATGTGACCCAGAACTCCTAATCCTGGTTTCttgagactaattaattaattaactcatCTATAGTAGAAGAATCCTCAATTCCTTGCTGCCAATGAAGGGCCGGGCATCTTCCCTTTACACCCTGCTGCTCATATTCTGTTGGAGCTTGCAACTCAAGTTTGGCACATCTTTTGCATCACTGTGTGCGACCTTATATACCTGGAGGTCCACAAGCTCGCCGGAATCTCACCTGCACAAGCAAATCACA
The nucleotide sequence above comes from Oryza glaberrima chromosome 11, OglaRS2, whole genome shotgun sequence. Encoded proteins:
- the LOC127754839 gene encoding two-component response regulator-like APRR3, producing MSPDADAAAAAAAAGGEGAAAAGVGTAGEGRGVIRWDQILPRRSLRVLLVEHDDSTRQVVTALLRKCGYRVAAVADGMKAWGVMRERAYAFDLVLTEVTMPTLSGIELLSRIVASDECKNIPVIMMSSQDSIGTVLRCMQKGAVDFLVKPVRKNELRNLWQHVWRRHAMNSQTNASENNAASNHLSANGGNGSKTGEHSDEESDAQSCGSKREVEIQSAEKLPEVVADGGAGSSREHKIQNGFIDGMNTKSHALKGNDDAPSGNACGDSELQVLSTEKNVRSKFLNGITSAKVAGQIMDNALRFADSSSLRSSDPGKDLLVVAQTTADRKCKSSALENNAVMENNLSENSKGTATGHAESCPSHFVEINLEKQHHLNGYTNHKLNEKDIFNHSNSSAFSRYGNKRIESSAQRPFPPSFRVVHQQPVYDKNPQSSRVLLSREHNTRESTVQAQVPLDRSTEGAAILCSSSVREDAGTSSSSPRKDSLTHPSYGFIPVPIPVGAAIPYHYGAIMQPMYYPQGAFMHCDSAAINKTAIQHASCQSNYHENLGKPPQIDEHKQPEENHQLHHSRQILRESGEPVDLAKAHMERINQSASCSQDIRKGSGCTGSGETDANTNTVIALESGNESGVQNCSNNVLDGDRSRREAALLKFRMKRKDRCFEKKVRYHSRKKLAEQRPRVKGQFVSQKLKSAITTEAETD